In Megalopta genalis isolate 19385.01 chromosome 14, iyMegGena1_principal, whole genome shotgun sequence, the following are encoded in one genomic region:
- the LOC117225755 gene encoding uncharacterized protein LOC117225755 isoform X1: MQSFLLIFSSACLFALSSGAITATESKLVTKLAPVNSVPYEDTTKDLTAAASDRTSLIPAFHIGKDYGQPSYGSSVPYGSYYSSIYSPSVGYRGAGLNPGYLNVGYNRGYGPNGVTGGGHLGYGYYGNLGYNPGYGSSGYIGNSGYGGYGSGLGYGSGYGSYNTGNYGLGYDDGYNGYGRGGYGRYGGYDGYGYGSGYAGYGGSNYGSAYAARSNYEPYSYQGYGSYGSPSGYRGYS; this comes from the exons ATGCAATCATTTCTGCTG ATATTCTCTTCCGCCTGCCTATTCGCACTCAGCAGCGGTGCCATAACAGCGACCGAGTCGAAGCTCGTTACCAAACTAGCGCCCGTAAACAGCGTACCCTACGAAGACACTACCAAAGATCTGACAGCGGCCGCCAGCGACCGAA CTTCCTTGATTCCAGCGTTCCACATTGGTAAGGATTATGGGCAGCCCAGTTATGGCTCAAGCGTGCCGTACGGGTCCTATTACAGCTCGATTTATAGTCCCAGCGTTGGATACCGCGGCGCCGGATTGAATCCGGGATACTTGAACGTGGGATACAACAGGGGATACGGGCCGAACGGAGTCACCGGCGGCGGTCATCTCGG ATACGGTTACTACGGGAACCTTGGATATAATCCCGGTTACGGGAGCAGCGGCTACATCGGCAATAGTGGATACGGCGGTTACGGAAGTGGATTGGGCTACGGAAGTGGTTACGGTTCGTACAACACCGGAAATTATGGTTTAGGCTACGATGACGGATATAATGGATACGGACGCGGCGGTTACGGACGCTACGGTGGCTACGACGGTTACGGGTATGGATCAGGTTACGCCGGCTACGGCGGATCGAATTACGGTTCGGCGTACGCCGCGAGGAGCAACTACGAGCCCTACAGCTACCAAGGCTACGGGAGTTACGGCTCGCCGTCGGGATACAGGGGTTACTCTTAG
- the LOC117225755 gene encoding uncharacterized protein LOC117225755 isoform X2, with the protein MQSFLLIFSSACLFALSSGAITATESKLVTKLAPVNSVPYEDTTKDLTAAASDRTFHIGKDYGQPSYGSSVPYGSYYSSIYSPSVGYRGAGLNPGYLNVGYNRGYGPNGVTGGGHLGYGYYGNLGYNPGYGSSGYIGNSGYGGYGSGLGYGSGYGSYNTGNYGLGYDDGYNGYGRGGYGRYGGYDGYGYGSGYAGYGGSNYGSAYAARSNYEPYSYQGYGSYGSPSGYRGYS; encoded by the exons ATGCAATCATTTCTGCTG ATATTCTCTTCCGCCTGCCTATTCGCACTCAGCAGCGGTGCCATAACAGCGACCGAGTCGAAGCTCGTTACCAAACTAGCGCCCGTAAACAGCGTACCCTACGAAGACACTACCAAAGATCTGACAGCGGCCGCCAGCGACCGAA CGTTCCACATTGGTAAGGATTATGGGCAGCCCAGTTATGGCTCAAGCGTGCCGTACGGGTCCTATTACAGCTCGATTTATAGTCCCAGCGTTGGATACCGCGGCGCCGGATTGAATCCGGGATACTTGAACGTGGGATACAACAGGGGATACGGGCCGAACGGAGTCACCGGCGGCGGTCATCTCGG ATACGGTTACTACGGGAACCTTGGATATAATCCCGGTTACGGGAGCAGCGGCTACATCGGCAATAGTGGATACGGCGGTTACGGAAGTGGATTGGGCTACGGAAGTGGTTACGGTTCGTACAACACCGGAAATTATGGTTTAGGCTACGATGACGGATATAATGGATACGGACGCGGCGGTTACGGACGCTACGGTGGCTACGACGGTTACGGGTATGGATCAGGTTACGCCGGCTACGGCGGATCGAATTACGGTTCGGCGTACGCCGCGAGGAGCAACTACGAGCCCTACAGCTACCAAGGCTACGGGAGTTACGGCTCGCCGTCGGGATACAGGGGTTACTCTTAG